A segment of the Bacteroidales bacterium WCE2008 genome:
TTGATTTTCCGGCATTGAGGGTGCAACAATGTGCCATTGAGTGGCCTGTATTAAGGGATGGCGCCCCCTTAACCTTGTTTTTCCGGCGTTGAGGGTGCAGCAACGTGTCGCTGAGCGGCCTGTACTAAGGGATGGCGCCCCCTCAACATAAAAAGGTCCGCGCCATTTAAATGTTCTACGCTGTTCTTTACGACGTCGCCATTCCGGCCGATATATGTATCGTTTTCTGCGAAAAATTCTTATCTTGCAGAATATTCAGGTTTTTATGAAAAGAATACTCGCTATTGCACTGGCTCTCGCGGCAGCACTGACGCTCTCCGCGCAGAAGCCGAACTACGGACTTGCAGAAAGATTCTCTGCAAAGAAAATCAATTCCATGGTCTTCTCAACCCAGATGAGACCCGCCTGGTTCCGCAACTCGGACCGCTTCTGGTACTCATGGAAGACCCCTTCCGGCACCCGCTATTACATTGTCGATCCCGCAGCCGGAACCAAGACTGAAATCTTCGATAAGGAACGCCTCGCGATGCAGATATCCGAAATCGTACGCGACCCCTTCGAAGCCAACCATCTCCCGATCGACAACCTCAAGCTCAAAGACGACAGCTATTTCCTCTTCGATATCCACTCCAGCATCGACGTCAAGGACAAGAAAGACAGCACTAAGACCGTCAAGAAAATCTTCCACTTCAGATATGACATAGCCTCCGGGAAGCTCACCGAGCTCGAAGAAGGCGAGAAAGATAAATACCCGGACTGGGCAGCCGTCTCCCCGGACGGAAAGACCGGCGTCTATGTAAAAAACCATGATCTCTACTGCATGGATGCAGAGAATCTGGCAAAGGCTGCCGAGGATGACAATGACAGCACCCTCGTCGAGCGCCGCCTAACCTTTGACGGAAAAGCCGACTTCAGCTGGAACGGAGACAATTATTCCGGAGACACCGAGACAGACTCGACCGCAAGAAACATCCCGATGATCCGCTGGTCCCCGGACTCCAGGCACTTCGCAGCCTTCCGCTTTGACATGAGCCCGGTAAAGGATCTCTGGGTAATCAACTCCGTCAGCAGCCCCCGCCCGAAACTCGAGACATACAAATACCAGATGCCGGGAGAGCCGGGACCTGTCAGCTATATTTATGTCTTCTCGATGCCGGACGGCAAGTACAGGGAGATAAAGAACCATGCTTTCAAAGACCAGGACCTTGCCTTCGAGACTCCTGCAGAAACGGCCGAAGACAGTTACCTCGAGTGCTATAGCCCGAAATGGCTCGGCGACAATACCGGTTTCTATATCGACCGTCTCAGCCGCGACCTCAAGCGTATCGACCTCTGCTGGATAGGCGTGGACGCCGATTCTACCAAGGCGATCGTCAAGGAACGCCTCAACACATACGTAGAAACCCGCGGAGTACGTCTCCTCAAAGGCGGGAAACAGCTCCTCTGGTGGTCCGAGCGCAACGGCTGGGCCAACATCTATCTCTACAACTCCGACGGAACCCTTGTCAAGAACCTTACGGAAGGAGCCTTCCACATCTCTGACGTACTTGCAGTCAACGAAGCCGCCGGCTATATGCTGGTAAGCGCCTGCGGAGTAATCAAGGATGAAGATCCTTACCAGAACCATACCTACAAAGTATCCCTTTCCGGCGGAGCCCTCCAGCCTCTCGACATCAGGGACATGGACGTGATGCCTGCCGCCAGTGACGATGCCAAGTACTTCGTAGCAAATTATTCCCGCGTGGACTATGCTCCTGCGGTAGCCCTCTACAACGCTTCTGGAAAGAAGATAATGGACCTCGAGAAAGCCGACCTCTCACTTCTCTTCGCCGCCGGATACAAGTTCCCGGAGAGATTCAAGGTCAAGGCCGCCGACGGCGTCACAGACCTTTACGGCGTAATGTACAAGCCATTCGATTTCGATTCGACAAAGGTCTATCCTATAGCTGATTACGTTTATCCCGGCCCGCAGGTCGAGGCCAACAACATCTCATGGTCAAGGGGCATGACCCGCGTCGACCGTCTCGCCCAGATCGGAATGATCGTAATCACCGTCGGCAACCGCGGCGGCCATCCTGACCGGTCGAAGTGGTACCATAACTACGGCTACGGCAACCTCCGCGACTACGGCCTCGAGGACCAGAAATACGCGATCCAGCAGCTCGGCGCCCGCCACTCGTTCATCGACCTGAGCCGCGTCGGCATCCACGGGCACTCCGGCGGCGGTTTCATGTCAACGGCCGCTATCCTCAAGTATCCGGACTTCTTCAAGGTTGCGGTATCATGTGCCGGCAACCATGACAACAGCATCTACAACCGCTGGTGGAGCGAGCAGCACCATGGCATCCTCGAGAAGATTGACCATGGCGACACCACCTTCGTCTATCATATCAACACCAACCAGGAGCTCGCCCGCAATCTCAAAGGCCATCTGATGCTTGTCCATGGAGACATCGACAACAACGTCAACCCGGCCAACACAATCCGCGTCGTGGACGCCCTGATCCGCGCCAACAAACGTTTCGACATGCTGATTCTCCCGGGCCAGAGACATGGCTTCGGGGACATGAATGAATATTTCTTCTGGAGGATGGCCGACTATTATAGCGAGTGGTTCCTCGACGGGACCGGCCGGCCTGAAACAGACATCAAAGAACTTAATAACGACTAGTTTCGACTATGAAAAGAATTGTTTTAATCGCTCTCGCCGCCGCTGCGGCACTGGTCTCATGTTCCCGCAGCCAGGGACTCAAGACTGCCGTGTATGAGAAATCTGCTATCGTCGCCCTCGCCGAAGGCGCGACCGACTCTATCTCTATAGACGTAAAACTCGAATATCCGGTCTCCGGTCTCTCAAAGGAAGCCATGGATGCCATTTCCAGGTCCATTCTCGGCCAGACCCTGGAGTACACCGGAGAGAGCCCTGACTTCGAGGCTGCTGTAAGCAGATATATCGACGCCACTGTCGCAGATTACAAGGATACCAATCTGGAACTCTGGCAGGAAAGCCAGGAGAACGGAGAGCATTACATGGGGCTTACATGGGGTGACGAACTTGTCGGCACCTTCTCTGAACCTCATCGCAACATCGTGTCCTATGTCCTCTATTCCTATTCTTTCCAGGGCGGAGCCCATGGAAACTGGGGCGATTACGTAACCAACTTCAACATGGAGGACGGCTCGATCGTTTCCGAGGAGGACCTCTTCATTCCTGAATACAAGGAGGAGCTCTCCAGGCTTCTTACAGACCATCTCTACGAGTCCATGCCTGACGAGGATGCCTATGACGGCCTTTTCGTAAAGGAGATAGAGCCTAACGGCAACTTCGAGGTATCGGAGGCCGGGATCTCTTACCTTTATAATCCATACGAGATAGGACCTTACGCTATCGGTCTGATCACGGTGACCGTTCCTTGGCAGGAACTTGAACATATACTAAAATGATGTAGCCATGGACGACAGTGACCTGAAATGGATTGTTACCAGAATTGACGGTAAGATAACGACGGTCTCGACCGATTATCGCTCAACAGCCCGGATCCTTACCGGGCTCTCCACTCTGCCGCCTTCCCGTTTCGGGGAGATATCCTGCACCAAGGTCACTACCGATGAAATATTCGCCTTGTCCGACAAGGTGGAATGGGACGACCTGATGCTTTTCGGGACTCCTTTCCAGAAGACTGTATGGCGCCGGATGTTCGAGATTACCCATCCCGGAAATCCGCGCCTTCTTTCATATACGGAACTTGCCGGGGATATAGGCATGGCTCCCGGTGTAAGGGCCGTAGCCCATGCAGTTGGGCTTAATCCTGTGTCAGTGATAATACCGTGTCACCTTATTATCCCGAAGGAATCCATAGAGAAGCTGCACGAAGTGGAGGATAATACCCTTTTCAAGTGGGAGACCCTCTACATGGTTGACCAATATATAGATTATGGCGAATATGCTTTGGGCGCCGATCTCAAGCGCGAGCTTATCCGCTACCACATGAATAGATAATAGATATGAAAACAAGACTCATTCTTACGGCGGCGTTGGTTGCCGCCGGTTCTTTCGCGGCCTTAGCCCAGCCTGTGAATCGGGAACCGTTCAATGACGGATGGACTTTCACCAGAAACGGAGAATCCAAGGTAGTGAACCTGCCCCACGACTGGGGCGTGGAAGGCCCGTTCGTCCAGGAGTATCCCGGAGAGTCCGGAAAGCTTGCCTGGTGGGGGAAGGCTGAGTACTCCAGGAATCTCAACGTCAAGGCCGGTCAGCTCGAAGCCGGAAAGCAGTTCTATCTTGACATAGACGGTGCGATGTCCTATTCGAAGGTATGGTGCAACGGAGAGCTCGCCGGAGAATGGCCTTATGGCTATGCTTCGTATCAGGTTGACCTGACCTCTTTCCTGAAGACCGGGGACAACGAGATAAAGGTGACTCTGGACAATCCGGAGGAGTCCAGCCGCTGGTATCCTGGCGGCGGACTGTACCGCGATGTCTGGCTTACCGTCGCCGATCCCGTGGGGGTTGCCCATTGGGGAACGTATGTGATTACTCCTGAAGTGCATGCCGATTATGCCACGGCGTCGATAAAGATCAGGCTGCGCAACAATACCGGGGCCCCTGTCTCAGGCAGAGTCGAATCCGTGATCTCGCATGGGGGTGAAGAAGTCGCCAGGACAGTTACGGATGTTGACGAAATAACCGACGGAAAAGAGATAACCCAGGGAGTGACCATCAGAAATCCTCATCATTGGGGACCTTTCCGTCCGTGCCATTATTTCGTCACGACGACCGTTACCGCCGGAAATTATAAAGAGGAGTATCATTCAGTCTTCGGTATCCGCAAGATAGAATTCAGGCCTGACGGTTTCTATCTGAACGGCAACAAGACCTTCCTCAAAGGCGTCTGCCTGCACCACGATGCCGGAGCTCTCGGCGCCGTCTGGAACTACGATGCATGGCTGCGCAGGCTGCACATGCTGCGCGACATGGGCTGCAACGCTATCCGTATGTCCCACAATCCGCCGGCACCGGAGCTGCTGGACCTGTGCGACCATCTCGGTTTCATGGTCATCGATGAACTGACTGACACCTGGACTGTGCCGAAGAAGGAGAACGGATACGCGAAGCTTTTCGACGAGTGGGTAGAAAAAGACCTTGTATCCATGATCCACAGGGACAGGAACCATCCGTCGGTAATCCTCTGGAGTGTCGGCAACGAATGCGGAGAGCAGGGAGACTCTACCAAGTGGGACATCCCGAGGCGGCTTA
Coding sequences within it:
- a CDS encoding Dipeptidyl aminopeptidase/acylaminoacyl peptidase encodes the protein MKRILAIALALAAALTLSAQKPNYGLAERFSAKKINSMVFSTQMRPAWFRNSDRFWYSWKTPSGTRYYIVDPAAGTKTEIFDKERLAMQISEIVRDPFEANHLPIDNLKLKDDSYFLFDIHSSIDVKDKKDSTKTVKKIFHFRYDIASGKLTELEEGEKDKYPDWAAVSPDGKTGVYVKNHDLYCMDAENLAKAAEDDNDSTLVERRLTFDGKADFSWNGDNYSGDTETDSTARNIPMIRWSPDSRHFAAFRFDMSPVKDLWVINSVSSPRPKLETYKYQMPGEPGPVSYIYVFSMPDGKYREIKNHAFKDQDLAFETPAETAEDSYLECYSPKWLGDNTGFYIDRLSRDLKRIDLCWIGVDADSTKAIVKERLNTYVETRGVRLLKGGKQLLWWSERNGWANIYLYNSDGTLVKNLTEGAFHISDVLAVNEAAGYMLVSACGVIKDEDPYQNHTYKVSLSGGALQPLDIRDMDVMPAASDDAKYFVANYSRVDYAPAVALYNASGKKIMDLEKADLSLLFAAGYKFPERFKVKAADGVTDLYGVMYKPFDFDSTKVYPIADYVYPGPQVEANNISWSRGMTRVDRLAQIGMIVITVGNRGGHPDRSKWYHNYGYGNLRDYGLEDQKYAIQQLGARHSFIDLSRVGIHGHSGGGFMSTAAILKYPDFFKVAVSCAGNHDNSIYNRWWSEQHHGILEKIDHGDTTFVYHINTNQELARNLKGHLMLVHGDIDNNVNPANTIRVVDALIRANKRFDMLILPGQRHGFGDMNEYFFWRMADYYSEWFLDGTGRPETDIKELNND
- a CDS encoding O-6-methylguanine DNA methyltransferase; the protein is MDDSDLKWIVTRIDGKITTVSTDYRSTARILTGLSTLPPSRFGEISCTKVTTDEIFALSDKVEWDDLMLFGTPFQKTVWRRMFEITHPGNPRLLSYTELAGDIGMAPGVRAVAHAVGLNPVSVIIPCHLIIPKESIEKLHEVEDNTLFKWETLYMVDQYIDYGEYALGADLKRELIRYHMNR